The following are encoded in a window of Cucurbita pepo subsp. pepo cultivar mu-cu-16 chromosome LG12, ASM280686v2, whole genome shotgun sequence genomic DNA:
- the LOC111807244 gene encoding beta-glucosidase-like SFR2, chloroplastic: MTLVALFASATKLAGVLVTITVAANAFSFNRYRRKNLRPFRSPIDESSDVLADFTSTEGEREFFFGLATAPAHVEDRLNDAWLQFAEEQPCDTSEQGMQPAVALMGSAAGDGGSQKAANFEKGTDKGKPVKIAMEAMIRGFKKYVGEEEEEVEPSDECHHNVAAWHNVPHPEERLRFWSDPDTELQLAKNTGSSVFRMGIDWSRIMTQEPVNGLKAAVNYAALERYKWIINKARSYGMKVMLTLFHHSLPPWAGDYGGWKLEKTVDYFLEFTRLVVDSTLDMIDYWVTFNEPHVFCMLTYCAGAWPGGHPDMLEVATSALPTGVFQQAMHWIAIAHLKAYDYIHEKSNSSSAIVGIAHHVSFMRPYGLFDVPAVTLANSLTLFPYVDSISDKLDFVGINYYGQEVVSGTGLKLVDSDEYSESGRGVYPDGLYRMLLRYHERYKHLNIPFIITENGVSDETDLIRRPYLIEHLLAVHAAMIKGVPVLGYLFWTISDNWEWADGYGPKFGLVAVDRANDLARIPRQSYHLFSKIATSGKVTREDRIQAWNDLHRAAKQKKTRPFYRAVNKHGLMYAGGLDEPIQRPYAKRDWRFGHYEMEGLQDPLSRLCRSFLWPLSVFKKKKKKTTKDKTRLLLRPLEF; this comes from the exons ATGACGCTTGTGGCCCTCTTTGCTTCTGCGACTAAGCTAGCCGGCGTTTTGGTTACTATCACCGTCGCCGCCAATGCCTTCTCCTTCAATCGCTACCGGAGAAAGAATCTCCGCCCGTTCCGTTCCCCCATTGATGAGTCCTCTGATGTTCTCGCCGACTTCACATCTACCG AGGGCGAACGGGAGTTCTTCTTCGGCCTTGCGACAGCCCCTGCCCATGTTGAGGATCGCCTCAACGATGCTTGGCTTCAGTTTGCTGAAGAACAGCCCTGTGATACATCAGAACAGGGCATGCAGCCAGCAGTTGCCTTGATGGGATCTGCTGCTGGCGATGGTGGGTCTCAGAAGGCtgcaaattttgaaaagggAACTGATAAAGGCAAGCCTGTTAAGATAGCTATGGAAGCCATGATTAGAGGATTTAAAAAGTAtgttggagaagaagaagaagaggttgAGCCAAGTGATGAGTGCCATCATAACGTAGCTGCATGGCACAATGTCCCTCACCC AGAAGAGAGACTTAGGTTTTGGTCTGATCCTGATACAGAGCTGCAACTGGCTAAAAATACTGGGAGCAGTGTGTTTCGAATGGGAATAGATTGGTCTAGAATCATGACTCAGGAACCAGTTAATGGGCTTAAAGCTGCT GTTAATTATGCAGCATTGGAGCGGTATAAATGGATCATCAACAAGGCTCGTTCATATGGCATGAAAGTGATGCTTACACTGTTTCATCATTCCCTTCCCCCATGGGCTGGGGATTATGGAGGGTGGAAGCTAGAAAAAACCGTTGATTATTTCTTGGAATTCACTAG GCTAGTAGTTGACAGCACATTGGATATGATAGATTATTGGGTGACGTTTAATGAGCCTCATGTCTTTTGTATGCTTACTTACTGTGCTGGTGCCTGGCCTGGAGGTCATCCTGATATGCTTGAAGTTGCCACCTCCGCACTGCCTACTGGTGTTTTTCAACAGGCTATGCATTGGATAGCCATTGCACACTTGAAGGCCTATGACTATATCCATGAAAAAAG TAACTCGTCAAGTGCCATTGTCGGAATCGCACACCATGTCTCTTTTATGCGGCCGTATGGTCTTTTTGATGTTCCTGCTGTTACGTTGGCAAACTCTTTGACACTTTTCCCATATGTGGATAGCATTTCAGACAAACTTGATTTCGTAGGCATAAACTATTACGGAcag GAAGTGGTATCTGGGACTGGGCTTAAACTCGTAGATTCAGACGAGTATAGTGAATCTGGACGTGGGGTGTATCCTGATGGGTTATATCGCATGTTGCTTCGGTACCATGAAAGGtacaaacatttaaatataccatttataattacTGAAAATGGGGTATCCGATGAAACAGATTTGATCCGTCGGCCATATTTGATTGAACATTTGCTTGCTGTACATGCTGCCATGATCAAG GGTGTTCCTGTACttggttatttattttggacCATCTCTGATAACTGGGAGTGGGCTGATGGTTATGGTCCTAAATTTGGACTTGTAGCAGTTGATCGTGCTAATGATCTCGCCCGAATACCACGTCAATCGTACCACCTATTCTCTAAA ATAGCAACCTCTGGTAAAGTTACCCGTGAAGATCGTATACAAGCATGGAATGATCTGCACAGAGCTGCCAAACAGAAGAAGACCCGGCCATTTTATCGGGCTGTTAATAAACATGGTTTGATGTATGCAG GAGGCCTCGATGAGCCTATTCAGCGGCCTTACGCCAAAAGAGACTGGCGGTTTGGTCACTATGAGATGGAAGGCCTGCAGGATCCATTAAGTCGCTTATGCAGATCCTTTCTCTGGCCTCTCTCTgttttcaaaaaaaagaaaaagaagaccaCCAAGGATAAGACAAGGTTGCTTCTTAGACCTCTTGAATTCTAA